The DNA sequence GAAGGTATTGAAGGAGATTTTCCATGATTTTTTTTGGGCATTTCGCGAGGTATTGCCTCGCACGCGAAATCCAACATTTTCTACTTGTTCTATCACGCCACGCCGTGTAAACTGAAACAGGGCCACATATTCTTTGTCGCTGGTCACGTTCGTTTCGGCCATGCGGAGCGAGTCTGGAGAAAGGGTAAGGTCTATGCGTGGCAACGAGGTGTCATCAAAAACAAAACCGGGTTCCGGAAAACGAGGTTGTGTAAAAACGATAAGGGGAAGTAGCAAAGCACAAAGTAGGGCGTAAAAAAATTTCATCGGAATGGTAATGGTTTATAAGAATGGATTGTTTACGCCTTTGCCAAGTGACCGTTCCAACAATATTCCTTCTTTAAATTTTTAGGCTGCCTACCCACACGCATCAGGTTGTTCAATCAATGATCGGTCCATGGAAGGTATAAGTAGCTAAGAATTATTTAAAAGCCTAAAAAGACCTCTTTTGAGGCCGTTTTGATGAAATGGTGGCGCAATTGGATGTCTTGCAAGGTCCTTCCGCATTGCTTTTACCGATACCACCGCGCCAAAAAGGACGGTGATAATCCACACAAAAAACCCACATATAAGGCCACATTCCTGATCTGTTGCCGGAGCAAACCATGTGCCCGGAAGCGCCGTGCGGAGGTGGTAACCCGCGTGTGTAGAAAAGCCCAACGCCCCGACTTACGGAGGGCGCGTACCAAGAGTGCATCCTCTAATAAAGGCTCATTAGAGAAGCCTCCCACTTGTTCATAAGCCGATTTCCGCACAAAAATGGCACGATCCCCAAAAACCATTCTTCGAATACGGAGGTGGGTACAAAAACCATAAAAACGCATCAATAGTCCATTTTCATCAAACTGCAACCTAAAACATCCGGCCATAAATATTGGATTTTCAAGACTTTGTCGAATGTCCTCGAAAGCACTTGGAGGCAAAACGGTATCGGCATGGAGGAACAAAAAAACATCCGTCTTGCCCGCCGCTTGTGTGGCCGTGTGCATTTGGATACCCCTCCCTTTGGGGGCTTGAAGTACCGTTGCGACAGGCTCGGCTAATGTCCGTGTGGCATCTAGCGATCCACCATCAGCCACGATAATCCGGAATGGTGGTGATTGGCGGCGCACGGATTCCAAGGTATGCAGCAAGTGTTCTTCTTCGTCTAAGGTTGGGATGATCACTGTAATATGAAGCGGGAAGTCCTGCATGGCTTACGTAAAGGTAAATCGTTTATTTACGGACAAATGCTCGTTTTTTGGCTATATTAGAAGATACACGCCCACAACGGTATTTTAAAAATAATCTGTAAGACCTTGTATCCGAACAATGCCCGAATAGGGGTAGTGCAATGGAGTATGCACGCCTCGTCAGAAATAGCTACCATCAAAAAACGCATCGCCTATTTTGTGCGGTCGGTGGCTTCGTATCAAGCCGATTTTGTGGTTTTTCCGGAGTTCTTTGTGGCCCCGCTGATGGCACCGTATTTCCACCTTACTGCTGCACAAGCCGCCCGCGAATTGGCCTCGCACTCCGACGAGATACTGGATTGGTTTCGTGAGTTGGCCCAAAAACACCAGATCAACATTATCACAGGAAGCATGCCCGTCCTTGAACAGAGCGCCTTGTTGAACCGAGGCTACGTTTGCCACCGCGACGGACGGGTGGAGCATTACGATAAAATCCACGTCACTCCAGATGAGGCTGCAACATGGGGCATGACGGGTGGAGAAACCTTCCGAACTTTCGAGACCGATTGCGGACGCATCGGCGTGCTAATTTGCTACGATGTGGAGTTTCCAGAACTGAGCCGGTTGCTCGTCACCGAGGGGATGCAAATCCTGTTTGTGCCCTTCTTAACCGATGTGGCCAGTGGCTACCGGCGGGTGCGGTATTGTGCCCAAGCGCGGGCCATCGAGAACGAATGCTATGTTGTGATTTCGGGCTGTGTGGGTTTGGCCGAGGATGTCCATAATCTGGAAACGCACTTTGCGGCTTCAGCAGTTTTTACCCCGTGTGACTTTGCATTTCCGGCCAATGGCATTATGACGGAAGCCACGCCCAACATAGAAATGCACTTGGTTACGGAGGTGGATTTTACGTTGCTACAAAGCCTGCATGAGTCCGGCAGTGTCCGAAACCTGAAAGACCGCCGAACCAACCTGTATGAAGTATTGGACAAACGAAGATGAAACGCCCATCATCTTTTTTATAACCGTTGCACCTTGTCCCTTGTTTTACCATGACCTTTGAAGAATACCGCCAATACGATGCACTGGGCCTTGCTGAATTGGTTCGGACGAAGGCCGTCCATCCAACCGAATTGCTAGAAACCGCATTGGCCCGCTTGGTGGAAGTTAACCCAAAACTCAATGCTGTGATTGACCTCTTTCCGGATCGGGCGCGGCAGCACCTGGCCAAAATCCGGCCAGATACGCCGTTTTCAGGCGTGCCTTTCTTGATCAAAGACCTCTTGATCGAACTTTCCGGCACGTCCTACCGGATGGGAAGCCGCGTAATGGGCGATTATCGGTCACCAAAAAATAGTTGGGCAGCCAATATCTTGGAAGAAGCGGGGTTTTCGATCTTCGGAAAGACCAATCTGCCAGAACTGGGGCTAACGGTCACGACCGAGCCAGAGCGTTTTGGAGCCACACGCAACCCGTGGAGCCTCGAACACTCGGCAGGCGGCTCCAGTGGCGGATCGGCGGTGGCGGTGGCTTCTGGTATCGTGCCGATGGCTTCTGGTGGCGATGGCGGTGGCTCCATTCGCATTCCAGCCGCCAATTGCCATGTTTTTGGGATGAAACCCTCGCGTGGCCGGATTTCGTTTGCGCCGCTACACGGGGAAATATGGAATGGTGCCGTGGTGGATGGTTGCCTCTCGCGGTCGGTACGCGATAGTGCTGCATACTTAGACTTGTTTTCACGTCGGGTTTCAGGGGAGCCATACCTCATTCCGCTACCGAAAAAACCCTATCGAGTAGAGGCCGAGACCACGCCGCCGCCTATGCGGATTGCTTATTTTTCTCGGCACCCATTCGGTGAGGCACATCCAGATGTGGTACACATCATGAACGAGGTCATTGTTCGGTTGCAAGCCCTTGGGCACACCGTCGAGGAAGTAGCATTGCCCTATGACCAAACGGTTTTTTCAGAATTACAAACCTATTTGGTGGCCACCGAAACGGCTGCCGACCTGAATAGGATAGGCAAAGAGCGCGGAAAAGCCGTAAAACCGCACGAAATGGAACCCAGTACCTACTTATTGGCCAGCATTGGGCGGAAACTCTCTGCCGCCAAATTTGTGGAATCCAAACGGCAATGGAACGATTTGTCCCGAAAAATGGGTGAACTCCATACCCAATTTCCGGTATTGCTTACGCCCGTTCTTTCACAATCTCCGGCCAAATTGGGGGCTTTATCGCCAACCTCTTTCGAGGAAACGGCTGTCCGCCTCTTGAATCGTCTCGGTCTCTCGCACCTTATCCGATATGGAAACACATTAGAGAAAATGGCCAAAAAACTCTTTAGCTATACTCCCTATACGCCCATTGCCAACCTGACAGGCCAGCCCGCTATGTCGGTTCCTGCCGGATTTTCGCCGTCTGGCTTGCCCATTGGTTGTATGTTCACCGCAGCCATCGGCGACGAAGCTACGTTGTTCCGCCTGGCAGGGCAATGGGAGCACGTTCATCCATGGTTTCAGGTCCATCCACCAGAATTGACTACATAGTTGTGGGGCTTTATGGATGTATTGCTCGAACAGAAACGAAATGTTTATTGGCTTTATGATGACAAACGGGCGTACTTCCATTGCCTTAAACACTAATCATCTTATTTTCTTCTTGTCTCTGGGGCAGGAATCTCCCTTTCAAATCACTATATAAACAATGAATCATATTTTT is a window from the Bacteroidetes Order II. bacterium genome containing:
- a CDS encoding amidase; this encodes MTFEEYRQYDALGLAELVRTKAVHPTELLETALARLVEVNPKLNAVIDLFPDRARQHLAKIRPDTPFSGVPFLIKDLLIELSGTSYRMGSRVMGDYRSPKNSWAANILEEAGFSIFGKTNLPELGLTVTTEPERFGATRNPWSLEHSAGGSSGGSAVAVASGIVPMASGGDGGGSIRIPAANCHVFGMKPSRGRISFAPLHGEIWNGAVVDGCLSRSVRDSAAYLDLFSRRVSGEPYLIPLPKKPYRVEAETTPPPMRIAYFSRHPFGEAHPDVVHIMNEVIVRLQALGHTVEEVALPYDQTVFSELQTYLVATETAADLNRIGKERGKAVKPHEMEPSTYLLASIGRKLSAAKFVESKRQWNDLSRKMGELHTQFPVLLTPVLSQSPAKLGALSPTSFEETAVRLLNRLGLSHLIRYGNTLEKMAKKLFSYTPYTPIANLTGQPAMSVPAGFSPSGLPIGCMFTAAIGDEATLFRLAGQWEHVHPWFQVHPPELTT
- a CDS encoding carbon-nitrogen hydrolase family protein yields the protein MYPNNARIGVVQWSMHASSEIATIKKRIAYFVRSVASYQADFVVFPEFFVAPLMAPYFHLTAAQAARELASHSDEILDWFRELAQKHQINIITGSMPVLEQSALLNRGYVCHRDGRVEHYDKIHVTPDEAATWGMTGGETFRTFETDCGRIGVLICYDVEFPELSRLLVTEGMQILFVPFLTDVASGYRRVRYCAQARAIENECYVVISGCVGLAEDVHNLETHFAASAVFTPCDFAFPANGIMTEATPNIEMHLVTEVDFTLLQSLHESGSVRNLKDRRTNLYEVLDKRR
- a CDS encoding TIGR04283 family arsenosugar biosynthesis glycosyltransferase, whose amino-acid sequence is MQDFPLHITVIIPTLDEEEHLLHTLESVRRQSPPFRIIVADGGSLDATRTLAEPVATVLQAPKGRGIQMHTATQAAGKTDVFLFLHADTVLPPSAFEDIRQSLENPIFMAGCFRLQFDENGLLMRFYGFCTHLRIRRMVFGDRAIFVRKSAYEQVGGFSNEPLLEDALLVRALRKSGRWAFLHTRVTTSARRFRAHGLLRQQIRNVALYVGFLCGLSPSFLARWYR